TCAGAAAGGTTATATACATCATCACCATTTACGATAGAAGAAAGAATACCTATTGCTTTATTAGGATTTTTTGCGCTATAAACCGGAATACTATAGAACATGATTGTTTCATCGCCAGCCCATTCCATCATATATTTTTTAGGTAACGGGTCGATAATAACTCTTTTTCCTGAAATAGTTTGCTGAAAAAAATCCTGATCAGAGACATCTACATAAACACCATCAGGTCTTATACACATTCCTTTGTCATTATAAAAAGCAAGGTTTTCAAGATGTTCTGGATTTGCTATGGCAATAGCTGAAAGCTGTGCAGTTTTCTGTTCCAGTGTAATATCTTCATCACGAAGATAAGGAAGTTCCGCAATTGCTTCCAGGAAGTAGAATTCCTTTTCCATTACATCATGTAAAATTTTAGCAGATTTCTGGGCATTTAATTCCATAATCTGTTGGGTACTTGTTGAGATAGAATCTGATAATTCCCGTCTTGCAACAAGTCCAACTGCAATTACTGCGAGGTTTACCAATACAACAACAAAAACGATGATTTTAAATTTTAAACTGATCTTCACAACAACCTCCTGAATATCAATACTATTTTATAACAGGTTGTTAAGAAAAAAAAGAAAAAAATACAATTATTCTGAATTTTTTAAGCAGATATTAAAGACGAACAGGAACACCGTTTCGGTTCAATTCATCTTTAATCTGGCCTACAGTATAAGTTCCGTTGTGAACCATGCTGGCAACAAGCGCTGCGTCTGCCTTTCCTGTGGTGAGTGCGTCTGCTAAGTGGGCAGGGGTACCGCCGCCGCCACTGGCAATAACAGGAACCGGAACATTTTCGGAAATCAAACGTGTAAGCTCGATATCATAACCATTCTTTGTTCCGTCAGCATCCATAGAGTTCAATACAATTTCACCGGCGCCAAGTTCAACACCACGCTTAGCCCATTCAAGAGCATCGAGCCCTGTGTCTACGCGGCCACCGTTGATAGTAGTTCCAAATCCGCTTGGTTTTGTAGGGTCGCGGCGAACATCCATACCAAGAACAATACTCTGGCTTCCAAAAACCTTTGCGCCCTCAGTAATAAGTCCCGGGTTCTTTACAGCCTGACTATTCAGAGAAACTTTTTCAGCACCGGCAAGAATAGTAGAGCGGATATCTTCGATAGTACCGATTCCACCGCCAACGCAGAAAGGAATGAAAACCTGCTGAGCAACGCGCGATATCAAATCAAGAATAGGACCACGCCCTCGAGCCGAAGCAATAATATCGTAAAAAACCAGCTCATCAACGCCCTGTCGGTAATATTCAGCAGCCATCTCAACAGGATCGCCGATATCTATATTATTCTGAAACTTTACACCCTTAGTAGTTCGTCCGTCCTTTACATCCAGACATATAATAATTCTTTTCTTTAGCATGATGTCCCCAACTTACAGAAGTTCTCAATAATCTTCAGTCCAGTCACACCACTTTTTTCCGGGTGGAACTGACAGGCAAATACATTTCCTTTCTGAATTACAGAAGGAACTTTAATTCCATATTCAGCATAAGCTTTTACAACCGATGCATCTTTAGGACAGATTACAAAAGAGTGAACAAAGTAAACATCAGAATCATTTTTAATTCCTGCCAGAATAGGGCAGTCACCGTTTTCAAAGCTGATGTTATTCCAGCCCATGTGAGGAACCTTGATTTTATCTTCCTTCATCTTTGGCTCAATTGTATAAAAATGTTTGATTTCGCCTTCAACAAGACCAAGACAGGTAGCATCGCCTTCTTCAGAATGTTCAAAAATAATCTGAGAACCAACACAGATTCCAAGAAGAGGCTTGCCCGCAGCAACCTGCTCACGAACGAATTCATCAAAGCCGCTTTTTTTAAGCTCAGCCATAGCGTAGGCATCATCACCATCGCCAGGGAACATAAAGCGGTCACAATCTTTCAGTTCAGAAGGATTTTTAGAACGGATATAAGGAATCTTCAGATAATCCAGAGCACGCTCAAGACTAGTGATATTTCCTGCATTAAAATCAATAATTCCAACCATGTTTCTAATTATAGAAATATTAGAAAAAAAAACAAGAATTTTGGAACAATTTTCAAGGCTTCCGTATTATAAGTAAACCGTGAACTTTGGCTCCCAGTCTCGTATTTGTAGGTCAAAAACGCGCAATATTGCGCTAGACGTTGTTTGTGGTATAGAAACTATTATACCTGCCGCTTTCGCGGCAACCACAAACAAAGTCTTTTTGCCCTACAAATCCGCTCTTTCGCGCCAAAATTTTCTTTGATTCTTTTAAATGCGGAAGTTCTGAAACTATTTCTATTTATTTTTAGATTTCGTTTTATTAATCAAATGTAAATTTATCAAATTCTGCAATTATTTCTTTTGATGAAGACAAGAACTCAAAGTAAACCGCACGCTTTCCAATCACACCAGAAGTGAGTGGGACAGTTGCTGTTTTCTCACCTTTCTTCATATCAAATGATGCAATAACCTTGCCCTTATAATCGTCAACGCGAACATTTACAGTCAAATCTTCTTTTGCAAGAATATCAGCTGTAACAGTCTTAGGAGTATTTGCACCAAACTGAAGATAGCGGAAGCCTACAGTCAAATTGCTTGTGATATCAACGATTGGAGAAGAGATATTATCATCCTTTTCATAAACAGGTTTAATGTAAGCGCCGCCCATGCCACCGTTGTATCCGCCTTTTGCACCACCATAGATATGAACAGCATAACCTGCAGAAATCCACTTGCGTGCATCAAGACCGTTGATGTGGGCACCCTGAGATGTCATTTCAACTGGCTCTGAAGCAACAGGCTCTCCATCCTTGTAAGTAATCTTTCCAACAAAAATACGGCCGTTTTTATCCATTGCAACATCAACAGGTTCAAGCATAGCCTGACGAGAATACTCATCAGTTCCAATCTGGCGGTGATAGAAAATGTACCACTGGCCGTTTACTTCCATAAGACTTCCGTGGTTGTTACCCCAGCGGTAGCTCATCTGATTTTTGCCGTCAGGACCAGGAAGAATCTCGCCGCCGTTAAAACTGATATCGCCACCCATCTTGTAATCTCCAAGAGGAGTGTCGCAGTATTTGTAAGAAAGGAATCCGTTACAGTCTTCGTAAACACCATACTGTGGGCGGTGAGTGTAGTAACGCTTAGAATAGATGAAAACATATTTACCAAAAAGCTTACGAGGAGAAGAGGCCTCAAAGAAAGCATCATTTTCATCATCCATACCATCATCTGGGGACCATGGAGTAATACTGTGCTTTACAACATTTTCGCGGAGAGTTTCCTTTTTAATTGTACACATATCGTCGTTGAGCTCTGCACAGTATTGCTTACAGAAACCCCAGAAGGCATAAACCTTGCCATCATCATCAACTAAAATACCAGGATCAAAGGCAAGTTCTGTAAGTTTTGGATTTGTAAAAGGTCCTGCAGGATTCTTACTTGTAGCCAGCATGATGCGTGAACCTTTTGCTTCTGCTGCATACATATAGAATGTATCGCCTTTCTGAACAACGTCTGGAGCATACAAAATTGAACCGTCTGTAGAAGTATAGCATACACCGTGACAGGTCCAGTTAGTTAAATCATCAACTGGGGCAGACCATACAACCTGATCAGTTCCACAATATTCAGTTTTAAGTGTATCGTGAGAGCCGTAAAGATAAACTCTCTTTTCTCCATTATATTCAAAAACTCGTGGTTCTCCGTCTGGAACATGTTCCCAAAGCGGCATATAAGGGTTAGCACCTTTTATATATTCCTTTTTATTCATATTAAAACCTCACTTGATAGATAAAGATAAAGAAGAATAACTATTGAATCAAGTGATTTTGACCGATAAAAAAGTATGGCAATAAAAGAATATTTATCAGTTATTTTAGGCGTATTAAAAGATTTTCGTGTAATTGGAACTGTTATTGTCATGATTCTTGTAATTCAGTTTGCAAAATTTGTTACTACATACAAGAAAAAGCCTCATAAACCTAAAAATAAAAAAGGTTCTAATGCAGCACCTGCACCAAAGAAAGAAGAACCTAAAGCAGAGGGTGAAGAAGCTTCTGCAGAAGAAAAATAAAACTTTTTCATTAAATTTTACTCTTAAAACTTCCTGAAATCTTTAAAGCCGTACCATATTATAGATATGGGTAATAATGAAATCATTTCTACAGATGAACCATGTCTGGATTATGTAACACAGACTGCTTTTAACAATTTTGGAATAAAGTATCTGTATCCATGGCAGAGACTTGTCGTTTCAAATATTCTCGAAGCTTATGAGTACTGGAAAAAGCCTCTTGAGTATGAAGATGAAGGTGAGCTTACAGATTCGTTCTGTAAAGGCCGGCAGATTGTACTGCTTCCAACGGGCGCGGGAAAGTCACTTTGTTTTCAGATTCCGGCATTGCTTCTGGATGGACCGTCTTTAATCATTTATCCTCTTCTTGCCCTTATGACCGATCAGCAGAGGCGTATGGAAGAGGGGAGTCTTAGAAGTGTGACTTTTCGAGGCGGGCAGACTGACGAAGAACGTGAAGAAAACTTTCGTAAAATCAGGGAAGGGGCACAGATAATTCTGGCAAATCCAGAAGTTTTGCAGAGTGAAAGTCTTTTAGAGCAGTTGAAGGATGTAGGGATAAAGCATATAGCCATAGATGAAGCTCATTGTGTTTCAGAATGGGGTGATTCATTCCGTCCGGCTTATCTTGGACTTGGTAATGTAATAAAAGTACTGAATCCGCCGGTAATTACAGCTTTTACGGCAACTGCGTCTCCAGAAGTGCTTTCACGTGTCGCAGAAATTCTTTTTGATGGAAATGCACATGTTGTAAGAAGTGAAAGTGACAGAAAGAATATTATTTATTATGTCCGACAGGCAGCTGCAAAAAAGAAGGAAGCTCTGCTGCTCGCCAGAACAGAACAGCGCCCCATGATTATTTTCTGCGGTACTCGTAATAAAGCTGAAGATATGGCGCGGGAATTAAATGTGTGTCTTGGAGACGGAACTGCGCGGTTTTATCACGCAGGCCTTGATAAATCGGAAAAAGATGAAACAGAAAAATGGTTTTATGACAGTAAGGATGGGATCTTGTGCGCTACCTGTGCCTATGGAATGGGTGTGGATAAAAAAGACATTAAGACTGTTGTTCATATAGTGCCATCCGCAACAGCTGAAGCGTACATTCAGGAAGCCGGCCGCGGCGGCCGTGATGGCAGCATCGCCAAGGCAATACTTTTATGGAGTCCCGCAGACTCTCTGGATTATTCTGTATATGCACCG
The Treponema bryantii DNA segment above includes these coding regions:
- the hisF gene encoding imidazole glycerol phosphate synthase subunit HisF, translating into MLKKRIIICLDVKDGRTTKGVKFQNNIDIGDPVEMAAEYYRQGVDELVFYDIIASARGRGPILDLISRVAQQVFIPFCVGGGIGTIEDIRSTILAGAEKVSLNSQAVKNPGLITEGAKVFGSQSIVLGMDVRRDPTKPSGFGTTINGGRVDTGLDALEWAKRGVELGAGEIVLNSMDADGTKNGYDIELTRLISENVPVPVIASGGGGTPAHLADALTTGKADAALVASMVHNGTYTVGQIKDELNRNGVPVRL
- the hisH gene encoding imidazole glycerol phosphate synthase subunit HisH; the protein is MVGIIDFNAGNITSLERALDYLKIPYIRSKNPSELKDCDRFMFPGDGDDAYAMAELKKSGFDEFVREQVAAGKPLLGICVGSQIIFEHSEEGDATCLGLVEGEIKHFYTIEPKMKEDKIKVPHMGWNNISFENGDCPILAGIKNDSDVYFVHSFVICPKDASVVKAYAEYGIKVPSVIQKGNVFACQFHPEKSGVTGLKIIENFCKLGTSC
- a CDS encoding family 43 glycosylhydrolase; translation: MNKKEYIKGANPYMPLWEHVPDGEPRVFEYNGEKRVYLYGSHDTLKTEYCGTDQVVWSAPVDDLTNWTCHGVCYTSTDGSILYAPDVVQKGDTFYMYAAEAKGSRIMLATSKNPAGPFTNPKLTELAFDPGILVDDDGKVYAFWGFCKQYCAELNDDMCTIKKETLRENVVKHSITPWSPDDGMDDENDAFFEASSPRKLFGKYVFIYSKRYYTHRPQYGVYEDCNGFLSYKYCDTPLGDYKMGGDISFNGGEILPGPDGKNQMSYRWGNNHGSLMEVNGQWYIFYHRQIGTDEYSRQAMLEPVDVAMDKNGRIFVGKITYKDGEPVASEPVEMTSQGAHINGLDARKWISAGYAVHIYGGAKGGYNGGMGGAYIKPVYEKDDNISSPIVDITSNLTVGFRYLQFGANTPKTVTADILAKEDLTVNVRVDDYKGKVIASFDMKKGEKTATVPLTSGVIGKRAVYFEFLSSSKEIIAEFDKFTFD
- a CDS encoding RecQ family ATP-dependent DNA helicase, which gives rise to MGNNEIISTDEPCLDYVTQTAFNNFGIKYLYPWQRLVVSNILEAYEYWKKPLEYEDEGELTDSFCKGRQIVLLPTGAGKSLCFQIPALLLDGPSLIIYPLLALMTDQQRRMEEGSLRSVTFRGGQTDEEREENFRKIREGAQIILANPEVLQSESLLEQLKDVGIKHIAIDEAHCVSEWGDSFRPAYLGLGNVIKVLNPPVITAFTATASPEVLSRVAEILFDGNAHVVRSESDRKNIIYYVRQAAAKKKEALLLARTEQRPMIIFCGTRNKAEDMARELNVCLGDGTARFYHAGLDKSEKDETEKWFYDSKDGILCATCAYGMGVDKKDIKTVVHIVPSATAEAYIQEAGRGGRDGSIAKAILLWSPADSLDYSVYAPGTRQAAMRDFAETTECRRQVLLDALGAEQAVCSGCDLCDARRAATPQKSPPSDWQTAYEIIKKARNYYSEDEIETELFETMNNRTRRLLGLNVWTHKDTVEVVKQLKDSGRIEIDNFFWKGQLRIRKRKSSKI